From one Eptesicus fuscus isolate TK198812 chromosome 21, DD_ASM_mEF_20220401, whole genome shotgun sequence genomic stretch:
- the IGFL3 gene encoding insulin growth factor-like family member 3 isoform X3, producing MCLSGFICLSAFLLLQCTESGAHKNAGLWLCQQAPVCGHRMYNHLEQCCDDDTILPLSRTRYCGPNCMFWPCFELCCPESFGPQKRFVVRLKVQGMKSQCPTSPISRVCPAYEEQTGHPLETWDNSGFEDK from the exons ATGTGCCTTTCAG gTTTCATCTGCCTAtcagccttcctcctcctccagtgcaCAGAGTCAG GGGCCCATAAGAATGCTGGCCTGTGGCTGTGCCAGCAAGCACCCGTGTGTGGGCACCGGATGTACAACCACTTGGAGCAATGCTGTGACGATGACACCATCCTGCCCCTCAGCCGGACCCGCTACTGTGGCCCCAACTGCATGTTCTGGCCCTGCTTTGAGCTCTGCTGTCCTGAGTCATTTGGCCCCCAGAAGAGATTTGTTGTGAGACTGAAGGTTCAGGGGATGAAGTCACAGTGCCCTACCTCTCCCATTTCCAGAGTCTGTCCAG CTTATGAGGAACAAACCGGCCATCCACTTGAAACCTGGGATAACTCAGGATTTGAAGATAAATAG
- the IGFL3 gene encoding insulin growth factor-like family member 3 isoform X2 gives MGFICLLAFLHLQCSESGFICLSAFLLLQCTESGAHKNAGLWLCQQAPVCGHRMYNHLEQCCDDDTILPLSRTRYCGPNCMFWPCFELCCPESFGPQKRFVVRLKVQGMKSQCPTSPISRVCPAYEEQTGHPLETWDNSGFEDK, from the exons ATGG gTTTCATCTGCCTATTAGCCTTCCTCCACCTCCAGTGCTCAGAGTCAG gTTTCATCTGCCTAtcagccttcctcctcctccagtgcaCAGAGTCAG GGGCCCATAAGAATGCTGGCCTGTGGCTGTGCCAGCAAGCACCCGTGTGTGGGCACCGGATGTACAACCACTTGGAGCAATGCTGTGACGATGACACCATCCTGCCCCTCAGCCGGACCCGCTACTGTGGCCCCAACTGCATGTTCTGGCCCTGCTTTGAGCTCTGCTGTCCTGAGTCATTTGGCCCCCAGAAGAGATTTGTTGTGAGACTGAAGGTTCAGGGGATGAAGTCACAGTGCCCTACCTCTCCCATTTCCAGAGTCTGTCCAG CTTATGAGGAACAAACCGGCCATCCACTTGAAACCTGGGATAACTCAGGATTTGAAGATAAATAG
- the LOC103301429 gene encoding galectin-10-like, with translation MAALQVPYTKSVCLPVGSFVKIKGTPAMSFSMNPELQVDFHTEANTNIAFHFRVYFDKCVVMNSRQGGKWGEEVKSSVMPFKDGQPFELGILVLTKEYQVIVNGSPCYTFPHRFDPKSVKMIQVWRDVSLTSVNVSQRDGHNQVEKTTPGHGYVAL, from the exons ATGGCAGCACTACAG GTCCCATATACAAAATCTGTATGCTTGCCTGTTGGTTCTTTCGTGAAAATCAAAGGGACACCTGCCATGTCTTTCAG CATGAACCCAGAACTGCAGGTGGACTTCCACACTGAAGCGAACACAAACATCGCCTTCCATTTCCGCGTGTACTTTGACAAGTGTGTGGTGATGAACAGCCGTCAGGGTGGGAAATGGGGTGAAGAAGTGAAATCCTCTGTTATGCCCTTTAAGGATGGCCAACCCTTTGAACTTGGCATCTTGGTGCTGACAAAGGAGTACCAG gtaatagTAAATGGCAGCCCATGTTACACCTTTCCCCATCGATTTGACCCAAAATCTGTGAAGATGATCCAGGTGTGGAGAGATGTGTCCCTGACCTCAGTGAAT GTCAGTCAGAGAGACGGCCATAATCAAGTGGAAAAGACTACACCAGGGCATGGGTATGTTGCCTTGTGA